The proteins below are encoded in one region of Shewanella putrefaciens:
- the cyoE gene encoding heme o synthase, translated as MNTQARLTSTQWKARFKGYVQVTKPGIIFGNLISVAGGFLLAAKGDVDLVLMLASLVGLSLVVASGCAINNCIDRDIDAKMQRTCKRVTVTGEIPLSHVLLFGIALGVLGFGILALFTNVLALLFAAIGYVVYVGIYSLYMKRNSVYGTLVGSFSGAVPPVVGYCSVTGQMDMGAVILLLMFSLWQMPHSYAIAIFRFNDYAAAKIPVLPVAEGMAKAKHHIVLYIAVFALVSTMLPLAGYTGTAFMAVTCATSLWWLTMALKGYRQDVDMPRWARQVFGFSIITITALSVTMALDFQAVSQTPLFTLVR; from the coding sequence ATGAACACACAAGCTAGATTGACATCGACGCAATGGAAAGCACGCTTCAAAGGGTATGTACAGGTGACTAAGCCTGGCATCATTTTCGGGAATCTGATTTCCGTTGCTGGCGGCTTCCTATTGGCCGCGAAGGGCGATGTGGATCTGGTCTTGATGCTGGCAAGCTTAGTGGGATTATCCTTAGTCGTCGCCTCAGGTTGTGCGATTAATAACTGTATTGACCGTGACATTGACGCCAAAATGCAGCGCACCTGCAAACGCGTCACCGTCACGGGCGAAATCCCCCTAAGTCATGTTTTGCTGTTTGGCATCGCCTTAGGCGTGCTTGGATTTGGCATCTTAGCCTTGTTCACCAATGTCTTAGCCCTGCTGTTTGCCGCGATTGGCTACGTCGTTTATGTCGGGATTTATAGCCTCTATATGAAGCGAAACTCGGTTTACGGCACCTTAGTCGGCAGCTTTTCGGGCGCAGTACCGCCCGTGGTGGGCTATTGCAGCGTGACAGGTCAAATGGATATGGGCGCAGTGATTTTATTGCTAATGTTCAGTCTCTGGCAGATGCCACACTCCTACGCCATCGCGATTTTCCGCTTTAATGACTATGCAGCCGCGAAGATCCCCGTGCTGCCCGTCGCCGAAGGGATGGCCAAGGCGAAGCACCATATAGTGCTCTATATCGCAGTGTTCGCCTTGGTCAGCACTATGCTGCCACTCGCAGGTTACACAGGCACCGCCTTTATGGCCGTGACCTGTGCCACCAGCCTCTGGTGGTTAACTATGGCCCTCAAAGGTTATCGTCAAGATGTGGATATGCCACGTTGGGCCAGACAAGTGTTTGGTTTTTCAATCATTACCATCACAGCACTCAGTGTAACCATGGCGCTGGATTTTCAAGCGGTCAGTCAAACCCCACTGTTTACCTTAGTGCGATAA
- the cyoD gene encoding cytochrome o ubiquinol oxidase subunit IV: MGAHTQSQHNSHGADDLAASIKSYLVGFVLSVVLTAIPFWAVMTHHFEQSTTLAIVIVTALVQILVHLKYFLHLDFSKEGKINTFSFLFTALIIVMVVGLSVWIILEANALMM; encoded by the coding sequence ATGGGCGCACATACTCAATCCCAGCATAATAGCCATGGCGCAGACGATCTGGCCGCCAGCATCAAGTCTTACTTAGTCGGTTTTGTGCTGTCAGTGGTGTTAACGGCCATCCCATTCTGGGCGGTAATGACCCATCACTTCGAGCAATCGACAACGCTTGCCATCGTTATTGTCACGGCACTGGTGCAGATTTTGGTACACCTTAAGTACTTCCTGCACTTGGACTTCTCTAAGGAAGGCAAGATCAACACCTTCTCCTTCCTATTTACCGCGCTGATCATAGTTATGGTGGTGGGCTTGTCGGTATGGATCATTCTCGAAGCTAACGCTTTGATGATGTAA
- a CDS encoding lytic transglycosylase domain-containing protein — MSFTRPQHTRASLTLTRQLGFSLWVILFSMMPSVNAEESAAKPKPRIVARYSDTGIVSSEGQEKVKVYQYQQANGVTVFTDKAPSTSQYQILLFDCFACRPDSTIDWNRIRLFTRNYDALISNAAHKHQLEPALIRAVIHAESAFNARALSRSGAMGLMQLMPETAKEMGVTNAFIPEENIFGGSKYLAQMLKQFNGDITLACAAYNAGPTTVTQYNGVPPYPETQAYVERVKILLKRYRGLKGA; from the coding sequence ATGTCGTTCACTCGTCCACAGCATACTCGTGCGTCACTCACACTCACTCGTCAACTCGGGTTTAGCCTGTGGGTGATCTTGTTTTCGATGATGCCCAGTGTCAACGCAGAGGAAAGTGCGGCTAAACCTAAGCCTCGTATCGTGGCGCGTTATTCTGATACTGGTATCGTCAGCAGTGAAGGTCAGGAAAAAGTTAAAGTTTATCAATATCAACAGGCCAATGGGGTCACAGTATTTACCGATAAAGCCCCAAGTACCAGCCAATATCAAATCTTACTGTTCGACTGCTTTGCCTGTCGCCCAGACTCCACTATCGATTGGAATCGCATCCGGCTATTTACCCGGAATTATGACGCTTTGATCTCCAATGCGGCCCATAAACATCAACTTGAACCCGCCTTAATTCGCGCTGTGATCCATGCCGAGTCGGCCTTCAATGCCAGGGCCTTGTCCCGCAGCGGTGCTATGGGGTTGATGCAATTGATGCCTGAAACGGCCAAAGAAATGGGCGTGACTAATGCGTTTATTCCCGAGGAAAACATTTTTGGTGGCAGTAAGTATTTGGCGCAAATGCTAAAACAGTTTAATGGTGATATCACATTAGCCTGCGCCGCCTATAATGCTGGGCCAACGACCGTTACCCAATACAATGGAGTTCCACCCTATCCTGAAACCCAGGCCTATGTTGAGCGGGTGAAAATCCTGTTGAAGCGTTATCGAGGCTTGAAGGGGGCTTAG
- a CDS encoding 23S rRNA (adenine(2030)-N(6))-methyltransferase RlmJ: MLSYRHGYHAGNYADVLKHAILLQTLQLMHKKDKPLVYIDTHAGAGGYALTDEFAQKTGEYLEGVAKLLDKTDLPQSLQDYVAAVRHFNEENPEELNFYPGSPAIIDMELGPKDRMLLHELHSTDYVLLDDYFCEDRQVKVIKGDGLKGLIAAVPPLERRALVLVDPSYEMKTDYQDVAETLIKAHKRFATGVFILWYPVVNRAQTEGMLSRLASSGIKRQLRIEQAIKPDSDEFGMTAAGLWIINPPWQLDEIATELIDYLGKTLGQAGGNVTVKWEVGE; this comes from the coding sequence ATGTTAAGTTACCGCCACGGTTACCACGCCGGCAATTATGCCGATGTGCTGAAACACGCCATTTTGCTGCAAACCCTGCAGTTAATGCATAAGAAAGACAAACCACTCGTGTATATCGATACCCATGCGGGTGCGGGTGGTTATGCCTTAACGGATGAGTTTGCTCAGAAGACGGGCGAGTATCTCGAAGGTGTGGCTAAACTTTTGGATAAAACTGACCTGCCGCAATCGCTGCAGGATTATGTCGCGGCGGTGCGTCACTTTAATGAAGAAAATCCAGAGGAACTCAACTTCTACCCAGGTTCTCCGGCCATTATCGATATGGAGCTGGGTCCTAAGGATCGCATGCTGCTGCACGAACTGCACAGCACTGATTATGTGTTATTAGACGATTATTTCTGTGAAGACAGGCAAGTTAAAGTCATCAAGGGCGATGGTTTAAAAGGGCTGATTGCCGCAGTACCGCCACTAGAGCGCCGCGCCTTAGTGCTAGTCGATCCTAGCTATGAGATGAAAACCGATTATCAAGATGTCGCCGAAACCCTGATTAAAGCGCACAAACGTTTCGCTACTGGGGTGTTTATCTTGTGGTATCCGGTGGTAAACCGCGCCCAGACCGAGGGCATGTTATCGCGCCTCGCCAGCAGTGGGATTAAGCGTCAACTGAGAATTGAGCAGGCCATTAAACCCGACTCCGACGAATTTGGCATGACAGCGGCGGGATTGTGGATCATCAATCCGCCTTGGCAATTAGATGAAATCGCAACCGAATTAATCGACTATCTCGGAAAAACCCTAGGACAAGCGGGCGGTAACGTCACAGTCAAATGGGAAGTAGGCGAGTAA
- the cyoC gene encoding cytochrome o ubiquinol oxidase subunit III — MSVAIPADLEVAHADEHHEHHGTGGNTLFGFWLYLMTDCILFASVFATYAVLYMNTDGGVSGKDIFELDFVLIETAALLLSSITYGFALIFAKRHNKAATLTWLAITFTLGCVFIGMEVYEFHHLIEHGNGPQRSAFLSSFFTLVGMHGLHVTAGLIWMAIMMIEVAKTGLGNRSITRLSCLSLFWHFLDIVWICVFTVVYLLGAL; from the coding sequence ATGAGTGTTGCAATCCCAGCTGATTTAGAAGTTGCTCACGCCGATGAGCACCACGAGCACCATGGCACGGGTGGCAACACCCTGTTTGGTTTTTGGCTCTATTTGATGACCGACTGCATCCTGTTTGCATCGGTATTCGCCACCTACGCCGTGCTCTATATGAACACCGACGGCGGTGTATCGGGTAAAGACATTTTCGAACTGGACTTTGTGCTGATCGAAACCGCAGCCCTGCTGCTCAGTAGTATTACCTATGGCTTCGCGTTGATTTTCGCTAAGCGCCACAACAAAGCGGCGACCCTCACTTGGTTAGCCATTACCTTTACACTGGGCTGTGTGTTTATCGGCATGGAAGTCTATGAGTTCCATCACCTGATCGAACATGGCAACGGCCCACAACGCAGCGCCTTCCTGTCATCTTTCTTCACCTTAGTGGGCATGCACGGCTTGCACGTGACCGCTGGGTTAATTTGGATGGCGATCATGATGATTGAAGTCGCCAAAACGGGCTTAGGTAACCGCAGCATCACTCGCCTGAGCTGCTTAAGCTTGTTCTGGCATTTCCTCGACATCGTGTGGATTTGCGTATTCACCGTTGTGTACTTATTGGGAGCACTGTAA
- a CDS encoding DUF3137 domain-containing protein — protein MNILSFLLGRPIKAQRQSSALSADPAELPQLQAYYQTHLAPIAMGYETKRVACLKATRKRLYLSLLIVLGLVLLAVVGWSRGLVLFPLPLLALLGLSLWSFGPTRQFKRQVQQEIYPIMFKYFGDDFIYNREMRVDMNRLAAAKVLPNYDKASFGDYIHGQYKGVELIVNELTLTKDVKVEELDISTNRRRTVTRTETRFRGLVVELSSHKTFMGHTVVLRDRGGLANFFSDSHAGLERVKLEDPLFEKEFDVFSTDQIESRYLLNTAFMARLLELSTHFNGEIQCAFFRSKLIMFLPNRRSHFHMQSIFHGASFSAEFSQLNREMKQLFAIIEVLKLNQYTGL, from the coding sequence ATGAATATATTGTCCTTTCTCCTAGGTCGTCCGATTAAAGCTCAGCGGCAGTCTTCTGCATTGTCTGCTGATCCCGCCGAGTTACCGCAATTACAAGCCTATTATCAGACGCACCTCGCCCCCATAGCCATGGGATATGAGACAAAGCGGGTCGCTTGCCTCAAGGCTACCCGTAAACGCTTATATTTGAGTTTGTTGATTGTCTTAGGCCTAGTGTTATTGGCTGTGGTGGGGTGGAGTCGCGGCCTTGTTCTGTTTCCTCTGCCGCTGCTGGCGTTATTGGGCCTAAGTCTATGGAGCTTTGGTCCCACTCGACAATTTAAACGTCAGGTGCAGCAGGAAATTTACCCCATCATGTTTAAGTATTTTGGCGATGACTTTATCTATAACCGCGAGATGCGTGTCGATATGAATCGGCTCGCGGCGGCGAAAGTCTTACCCAATTACGACAAAGCGAGTTTTGGTGACTATATTCACGGCCAATATAAAGGGGTAGAACTGATCGTCAATGAGCTTACTTTGACTAAGGATGTGAAGGTCGAAGAGCTGGATATCAGTACCAATAGGCGAAGAACCGTGACGCGGACGGAAACTCGATTCCGTGGGCTCGTTGTGGAGTTAAGCAGCCATAAGACCTTTATGGGTCATACTGTTGTGCTTAGGGATCGTGGCGGGTTAGCCAATTTTTTCTCCGACAGCCATGCTGGGCTTGAGCGCGTAAAACTCGAAGATCCCCTGTTTGAAAAGGAGTTTGATGTCTTTTCTACGGATCAAATAGAGTCACGCTATTTGCTCAACACAGCATTTATGGCGCGTTTACTGGAACTTTCGACACATTTTAACGGCGAGATCCAATGCGCTTTCTTCAGAAGTAAGTTGATTATGTTCCTGCCAAATCGCCGAAGCCATTTTCATATGCAGTCTATTTTCCATGGCGCGAGTTTTTCAGCAGAATTTAGCCAGTTAAACCGTGAGATGAAGCAACTCTTTGCTATTATTGAAGTACTTAAACTTAATCAATACACGGGGCTTTAA
- a CDS encoding class I SAM-dependent methyltransferase, with protein MIPLPIPVFFNQQYPTLVDICARWQLVFDANAAFELRFESDTLTLHKRDEPKLDGIMVDFVTGAVAHRRKFGGGRGQSIAKAVGLKQGVTPKVVDGTAGLGRDAFVLASLGCTVTMVERHPVVAALLEDGLRRAYQDAEIGDWMRERMQLFHGSSLEALAKLEQEVDVVYLDPMYPHRDKSALVKKEMRVFQTLVGADLDADGLLAPAMALASKRVVVKRPDYAEDLAGVKPSMVIETKKNRFDVYIKSAMK; from the coding sequence GTGATCCCTTTGCCTATTCCAGTCTTTTTCAATCAGCAATACCCAACACTTGTGGATATTTGTGCCCGTTGGCAGCTTGTGTTTGATGCGAATGCAGCATTTGAATTGCGTTTTGAATCAGACACTTTGACTCTGCATAAGCGGGATGAACCTAAGCTCGATGGTATTATGGTGGACTTTGTGACTGGCGCCGTTGCCCATAGGCGCAAGTTTGGCGGTGGTCGTGGTCAATCCATTGCCAAAGCTGTTGGGTTAAAGCAAGGCGTTACGCCAAAAGTGGTCGATGGCACTGCGGGTTTGGGGCGTGATGCCTTTGTGCTCGCAAGCCTTGGCTGCACTGTCACTATGGTGGAGCGCCATCCTGTGGTGGCCGCATTATTAGAAGATGGCCTGCGCCGCGCCTATCAGGATGCCGAAATCGGCGACTGGATGCGTGAACGGATGCAGCTTTTCCATGGTTCCAGCCTCGAAGCACTCGCCAAACTGGAGCAAGAGGTCGATGTCGTTTACCTCGATCCTATGTACCCTCACCGTGATAAATCCGCATTGGTGAAGAAGGAAATGCGGGTATTCCAAACCTTAGTCGGTGCCGATCTCGATGCCGATGGATTGCTCGCCCCCGCCATGGCTCTAGCCAGTAAGCGTGTTGTGGTTAAACGCCCCGATTATGCCGAAGACCTCGCTGGCGTTAAGCCCAGTATGGTAATCGAAACTAAGAAAAACCGCTTCGATGTCTATATTAAATCGGCAATGAAGTAG
- a CDS encoding EAL domain-containing protein, translating to MLNWLKGFLFIREQDFLSPDRTILKTSLLRIILLSGAILTTSIVLHSSLIAYELNLSFIIGITVSFLTVLFLALWFTRRYLLASSISLLAMVVAACLAMLLFIPDFTLSQAGITFLYTLPLMALFLFGRKVAFWMMCFNVLPFLLLLRNHNLPPIVDVDISLPATHAYLNGLLFMFFNICIPLSAMRLLKTQKVHARQMIRHQNALQRSLDQYAEIFDNNGTASFFCNEDGVILNLNNAAKQIAGDVTLNSTRLCDIFELDQDTSTNLLAASFHTRLRHNNGNRYLLQKASLEHHDTLLFHCHDITAQTNHALELNRLKKHHISTHFYDLVTGLPNENHWYNPAPSAIHQEMTVALVKIDNLSQINAAFGIGVGDAILKAFALELKERFGNHAKIYRFRGASFALEITDLPLVSPEMLAQQLRQRIPTRLKLKQEQQIEYHLECRVGCCSGHKSAPQQAAEQCLIAIKQTTQANPVIVYYIGLINNLLEASSQESKIRDALKHNRLEMWLQPKVMADGHIVSFEALARMFDKDGSMIMPSTFIPIIESSQLQAIFAIKVFRQLLQLIRSWPKNVPMTKIAFNLSGQDILSDRFFKVLIQTYMNHPELIPLLEIEITETSVFSTHKETGRRLNTLARMGVSIAIDDFGTGHASLSQLIDISADTIKIDRYFVSQLGISERHTQIVNAAILLAKSLKLNVIAEGIETEAQLLQLTALGCEQFQGYLFGKPAPAALWLKTFQLQTPAHWLTHKKNAN from the coding sequence TTGCTTAACTGGCTGAAAGGTTTTTTGTTTATCAGGGAGCAAGACTTTTTAAGCCCCGATAGAACCATATTAAAAACCAGTTTATTGCGGATTATTTTGCTGAGTGGCGCCATTCTGACCACCAGTATAGTGCTGCACAGCTCATTGATCGCATATGAACTCAACCTCAGCTTTATTATTGGCATTACGGTCAGTTTTTTAACCGTCCTGTTCCTCGCGTTATGGTTTACCCGTCGATATTTACTGGCGAGCTCTATCAGCTTGCTGGCCATGGTGGTGGCAGCCTGCTTGGCGATGCTGTTGTTTATTCCTGATTTTACCTTGTCGCAGGCGGGAATTACCTTCCTGTATACGCTGCCGCTGATGGCGCTTTTCCTGTTTGGGAGAAAAGTCGCCTTCTGGATGATGTGCTTCAATGTGCTGCCTTTTTTATTGCTGCTACGTAACCACAATCTCCCGCCCATTGTGGATGTGGATATTAGCCTGCCCGCAACCCACGCTTATCTCAACGGGCTGTTGTTTATGTTTTTTAATATTTGCATTCCTTTGTCGGCCATGCGTCTGCTAAAAACCCAGAAAGTCCACGCACGGCAGATGATTAGGCATCAAAACGCGCTGCAACGCTCCTTAGATCAATATGCTGAAATCTTTGACAATAATGGCACAGCCTCTTTCTTCTGCAATGAAGATGGTGTGATCCTCAACTTGAATAATGCGGCGAAACAAATCGCTGGAGACGTTACACTCAATAGCACTCGCCTGTGTGACATTTTTGAACTGGACCAAGATACCAGCACTAATTTGCTGGCCGCCTCATTCCATACCCGCTTAAGACACAATAACGGCAACCGATACCTACTGCAGAAAGCTTCATTGGAGCACCACGATACCCTGTTGTTTCACTGCCACGATATCACGGCACAAACCAACCATGCGCTCGAACTCAATCGACTCAAAAAACACCATATCAGCACGCATTTTTATGATTTAGTCACGGGTCTACCCAACGAGAACCATTGGTACAACCCCGCCCCCAGTGCAATTCATCAAGAAATGACAGTGGCCTTGGTTAAGATTGATAATCTGAGCCAAATCAACGCCGCCTTTGGGATAGGCGTTGGAGATGCCATCCTAAAAGCCTTTGCCTTAGAGCTTAAAGAGCGCTTCGGCAATCACGCCAAAATATATCGCTTTAGGGGCGCATCATTTGCACTGGAAATAACCGACCTGCCGTTAGTTTCCCCAGAGATGCTGGCACAACAACTGCGTCAGCGCATCCCCACACGCTTAAAACTAAAGCAAGAACAACAGATTGAGTACCATTTAGAGTGTCGAGTTGGTTGTTGCTCGGGCCATAAATCCGCACCGCAGCAAGCCGCCGAGCAATGCTTGATTGCCATCAAACAAACCACCCAAGCTAACCCAGTTATAGTGTATTACATTGGTTTAATTAACAATTTACTTGAGGCGTCCTCGCAAGAAAGCAAAATTCGCGATGCACTGAAACACAACAGACTGGAAATGTGGCTACAGCCCAAAGTCATGGCCGATGGTCATATTGTCAGCTTTGAAGCGCTCGCCAGAATGTTCGATAAAGACGGCAGCATGATCATGCCCAGCACTTTTATTCCCATCATAGAGTCATCGCAATTACAGGCAATTTTTGCGATAAAAGTGTTTAGGCAGTTACTGCAACTGATCCGTTCTTGGCCGAAAAATGTCCCTATGACTAAGATTGCCTTCAACCTATCAGGGCAAGATATTCTGTCGGATCGCTTCTTTAAGGTGTTGATTCAAACCTATATGAATCATCCCGAACTCATCCCATTACTTGAAATTGAAATTACTGAAACCTCTGTATTTTCAACTCATAAAGAAACTGGTCGACGCTTAAACACCCTTGCTCGAATGGGCGTTTCGATTGCGATTGACGATTTTGGCACTGGTCATGCGTCATTGAGTCAGTTGATTGATATCAGCGCCGACACGATTAAAATCGACCGCTACTTCGTTAGCCAACTGGGCATTAGCGAACGTCACACTCAAATTGTTAACGCCGCAATTCTGTTAGCAAAAAGTTTAAAACTGAATGTTATTGCAGAGGGGATCGAAACCGAAGCCCAATTATTACAGCTCACAGCACTGGGATGTGAACAATTTCAAGGCTATTTATTTGGTAAACCGGCGCCCGCCGCGCTTTGGCTAAAAACGTTTCAACTGCAAACCCCTGCACACTGGCTCACCCATAAAAAGAATGCTAACTGA
- the cyoB gene encoding cytochrome o ubiquinol oxidase subunit I — MSFLGKLSLDAIPYHEPIIMVTLAVVALIGLYVAALITKHKKWGVLWHNWLTSVDHKRLGIMYIVLAFIMLIRGFSDAIMMRTQQALATNGAAGYLPPEHYDQIFTAHGVIMIIFMAMPFMIGLMNLVLPLQIGARDVAFPFLNNLSFWLTASGAVLINISLGLGEFAKTGWVAYPPLSELAYSPGVGVDYYIWALQISGIGTTLTGVNFIATVLKMRAPGMKLMQMPIFTWTCTWANILIVASFPILTAVLALLTLDRYMDFHFFTNDGGGNAMMYINLFWAWGHPEVYILILPAFGIFSDVISTFTSKRLFGYSSMVWASGAISILGFIVWLHHFFTMGSSANVNAFFGVMTMVIAVPTGVKLFNWLFTIYRGRLRLTVPVLWTLGFMVTFTIGGMTGVLLAVPGADYVLHNSLFLIAHFHNTIIGGAVFGYLAGFAYWFPKATGFHLNERLGKASFWCWQIGFYVAFMPLYVLGFMGMTRRINHIDNPAWNLWIYIAAVGACIIMVGIILQFVQLYVSIRDRDQNRDTTGDPWNGHTLEWSTASPPQFYNFAKLPQVSDIDAFTDAKEKGTAYQRQKQYQPIHMPKNTPSGILMALGITAAGFAAIWHILWLAIVGMVGAFIVFLFRAYNNDVDYYVQPDEVARIENAHLNNVVRG; from the coding sequence ATGTCTTTTCTCGGTAAATTAAGCTTAGATGCGATCCCGTATCATGAGCCTATCATCATGGTGACCCTTGCGGTTGTTGCCCTGATAGGCTTGTACGTCGCAGCTTTGATCACTAAACACAAAAAATGGGGCGTGCTCTGGCATAACTGGTTAACCTCGGTTGACCATAAACGCCTCGGTATCATGTACATAGTGCTTGCCTTCATCATGTTGATCCGCGGTTTCTCCGACGCCATCATGATGCGCACCCAACAGGCACTGGCCACCAATGGCGCAGCAGGTTATCTGCCGCCTGAACATTACGACCAAATCTTCACCGCCCACGGCGTGATCATGATTATCTTTATGGCAATGCCATTTATGATCGGTCTAATGAACTTAGTGCTGCCACTGCAAATCGGTGCCCGCGACGTTGCCTTCCCCTTCTTGAACAACCTCAGCTTCTGGTTAACCGCCTCTGGTGCCGTGCTGATCAATATTTCATTAGGTTTAGGTGAGTTTGCTAAGACGGGTTGGGTGGCTTACCCGCCTCTATCTGAGCTTGCTTACAGTCCGGGGGTTGGGGTCGATTACTATATCTGGGCGCTGCAGATCTCGGGAATAGGGACAACCTTAACCGGGGTCAACTTTATCGCGACAGTGCTTAAGATGCGCGCTCCTGGCATGAAGCTGATGCAAATGCCCATCTTCACTTGGACTTGTACTTGGGCCAACATCCTGATCGTGGCTTCGTTCCCGATCCTGACCGCGGTTTTAGCGCTGTTAACACTCGATCGCTACATGGATTTCCACTTCTTCACCAATGATGGTGGTGGTAATGCCATGATGTATATCAACCTGTTCTGGGCTTGGGGTCACCCTGAAGTGTACATCCTGATTTTACCTGCGTTCGGTATCTTCTCGGATGTGATTTCAACCTTTACCTCTAAGCGTCTGTTCGGCTATTCCTCCATGGTATGGGCCAGCGGCGCGATTTCGATCCTCGGTTTTATCGTGTGGTTACACCACTTCTTTACCATGGGCTCGAGCGCCAACGTCAACGCTTTCTTCGGTGTGATGACCATGGTGATTGCGGTCCCGACTGGGGTAAAACTGTTTAACTGGTTATTCACCATTTACCGCGGCCGTCTGCGCTTAACTGTGCCAGTGCTGTGGACCTTAGGTTTTATGGTGACTTTCACCATCGGTGGTATGACGGGCGTGTTATTGGCTGTACCGGGCGCCGACTACGTACTGCACAACAGCTTGTTCCTGATCGCTCACTTCCATAACACTATTATCGGTGGTGCCGTGTTCGGTTACTTAGCCGGTTTTGCTTACTGGTTCCCGAAAGCGACGGGTTTCCACTTAAATGAACGTTTAGGTAAAGCCTCATTCTGGTGCTGGCAAATTGGTTTCTATGTGGCCTTTATGCCGCTGTATGTGCTCGGTTTTATGGGTATGACTCGCCGTATCAACCACATCGATAACCCAGCATGGAACCTGTGGATCTATATCGCTGCCGTGGGTGCCTGCATCATCATGGTCGGTATCATTCTGCAATTCGTGCAACTGTACGTGAGTATCCGTGACCGCGACCAAAATCGTGACACCACGGGCGACCCTTGGAATGGCCACACGTTGGAATGGTCAACCGCATCACCACCACAGTTCTACAACTTTGCTAAATTGCCACAAGTATCTGATATCGATGCCTTTACCGATGCCAAAGAAAAAGGCACAGCATATCAACGCCAAAAACAGTATCAACCAATCCATATGCCGAAGAATACCCCAAGCGGTATCTTGATGGCGCTGGGCATTACCGCCGCGGGCTTTGCTGCGATTTGGCACATTCTGTGGCTCGCGATTGTGGGCATGGTGGGCGCATTTATCGTGTTCTTATTCCGTGCTTATAACAACGATGTCGACTATTACGTTCAACCCGATGAAGTGGCACGCATTGAAAATGCTCACTTAAACAATGTAGTAAGGGGCTGA